A single genomic interval of Lathyrus oleraceus cultivar Zhongwan6 chromosome 7, CAAS_Psat_ZW6_1.0, whole genome shotgun sequence harbors:
- the LOC127101425 gene encoding dynamin-related protein 4C has translation MVVTSKRSTTKATVSLNQRDDSSSVALVHVEQPQPLSVVAPIVSSYNDKIRPVLDALENLRRLNIAKEGIQLPTIVVVGDQSSGKSSVLESLAGISLPRGQGICTRVPLVMRLQNHPVPHPELLLEFNGKTVFTDEANVSDAINMATEEIAGSAKGISNTPLTLVVKKNGVPDLTMVDLPGITRVPVHGQPDNIYDQIKDIIMEYITPEESIILNVLSATVDFTTCESIRMSQTVDRTGLRTLAVVTKADKSPEGLLEKVTADDVNIGLGYVCVRNRIGEESYEEAREEEQKLFESHLLLSKIDKSIVGIPVLAQKLVQVQAMIISKTLPEIIKKINEKLASNASELENLPANLSTVADAMTAFMHILGLTRDSLKKILLTGDFEEYPEDNHMHCTARLVEMLNLYASDLENCDESDAKKNFLMEEIKVLEEAKWIGLPNFMPRTAFLTILQRKVKGISYMPINFVDNVWDYLESVVISVLNHHSSNYYQLQVSTRRAGEKLIAKKKKNSIQHVLEAVEMEKLTDYTCNPEYLLEYNRLIAQQESFIKEALNTESKPTHVKLEGVGEIDVVNLRNYPHVLSQAFDLKARMIAYWKIVLRRLIDSIALHLMLSINDLINTDLQKEICNDLLSSNGGGIERLLEESPSISGKREKLSRSVKVLRESKETVTRIMDRIGIYD, from the coding sequence ATGGTTGTCACTTCAAAGAGAAGTACTACAAAAGCTACTGTTAGTCTTAACCAACGTGATGATTCATCCTCAGTTGCATTAGTCCATGTTGAGCAACCTCAACCTCTTTCTGTTGTTGCTCCCATTGTATCTTCTTATAATGATAAGATACGTCCGGTTCTCGACGCTCTTGAAAATCTAAGGCGTCTCAACATCGCCAAAGAAGGAATTCAGCTTCCAACTATTGTTGTTGTTGGAGATCAATCATCTGGAAAATCCAGTGTCCTTGAATCTTTGGCTGGTATCAGCTTGCCGCGTGGACAAGGAATTTGCACAAGGGTGCCTTTGGTGATGAGGCTGCAGAATCATCCAGTTCCGCATCCAGAACTCTTGTTAGAGTTCAATGGAAAAACTGTTTTCACAGATGAAGCAAATGTGTCTGATGCAATCAACATGGCTACCGAAGAGATTGCTGGTTCTGCAAAAGGGATTTCCAACACTCCTTTGACTTTGGTTGTGAAGAAAAATGGTGTTCCTGATCTGACCATGGTTGATCTTCCAGGTATAACTCGTGTTCCTGTTCATGGTCAACCTGATAATATTTATGATCAGATTAAGGATATTATCATGGAGTATATAACTCCTGAAGAAAGTATTATCTTGAATGTTCTTTCTGCTACTGTTGATTTTACTACTTGTGAGTCTATTAGGATGTCGCAAACCGTTGATAGAACTGGTTTGAGGACACTTGCTGTTGTTACAAAAGCTGATAAATCACCTGAAGGTTTGTTGGAGAAAGTTACTGCTGATGATGTTAACATAGGCTTGGGTTATGTTTGCGTAAGGAATCGAATTGGTGAGGAGTCGTATGAAGAAGCCAGAGAGGAAGAACAAAAGCTGTTTGAGTCTCATCTACTTCTTTCGAAAATTGACAAATCCATTGTTGGTATACCTGTTTTGGCTCAGAAGCTTGTTCAAGTTCAAGCTATGATAATTTCGAAAACTTTGCCTGAGATTATCAAGAAGATTAATGAGAAGCTTGCTTCTAATGCTAGTGAGCTAGAGAATTTACCCGCTAATTTATCTACTGTTGCTGATGCTATGACTGCTTTCATGCATATCCTTGGTTTGACTAGAGATTCTCTCAAAAAGATTCTTCTCACTGGTGATTTTGAAGAGTACCCTGAGGACAACCACATGCATTGCACTGCTCGGTTAGTCGAGATGCTTAATTTATATGCTAGTGATCTTGAAAACTGTGATGAAAGTGATGCTAAAAAGAATTTTCTGATGGAAGAGATAAAGGTTTTGGAAGAGGCCAAGTGGATTGGTCTCCCAAATTTTATGCCAAGGACTGCTTTTCTAACTATACTGCAGAGAAAAGTTAAGGGCATTTCTTATATGCCGATTAACTTCGTCGATAATGTTTGGGACTACCTTGAATCTGTTGTGATTTCAGTTTTAAATCATCATTCTTCGAACTATTATCAGCTTCAGGTTTCCACTCGCAGAGCAGGCGAGAAACTgattgctaagaagaagaagaattccATCCAACATGTGTTGGAAGCTGTGGAGATGGAGAAGCTTACAGATTACACTTGTAACCCTGAGTACTTGCTTGAGTATAACAGGCTGATAGCTCAACAGGAGTCCTTTATTAAGGAAGCTCTGAACACTGAATCAAAGCCTACTCATGTTAAGCTTGAAGGGGTTGGTGAGATTGATGTTGTGAACCTGAGGAATTATCCTCATGTGCTAAGTCAGGCTTTTGATTTGAAGGCTAGGATGATTGCGTATTGGAAGATTGTTCTGAGGAGGCTTATCGATAGCATTGCTTTGCATTTGATGTTAAGCATCAATGATCTGATTAATACTGATTTGCAGAAGGAGATTTGTAATGATCTTTTGTCTTCAAATGGCGGTGGTATTGAGAGGCTGCTTGAAGAGTCCCCGTCTATTTCTGGTAAGAGAGAGAAGCTCAGCAGGAGTGTTAAAGTTCTTAGAGAAAGTAAGGAAACTGTTACAAGAATTATGGACAGGATTGGAATCTATGATTAG
- the LOC127101424 gene encoding probable LRR receptor-like serine/threonine-protein kinase RFK1 isoform X1 has translation MHILSPCPISQLIPKSSFEPKINIILSFKMLSKIFFTLSIIAFTCFNYAQSKLPQQELDALEEITSTMGSAYWKFDGDSCQIKVFGLTQKPPDGCESSIACDCSSQNDTFCHVVRITFKGYNLPGTLPPQLVKLPYLKQIDFALNYLNGTIPKEWGSIELTSISLLANRLSGEIPKEIGNITTLTYLNLEANQFSGLVPTELGNLFNLQTLVLSSNKLSGNLPVTFSQLQNLTDFRINDNSFKGKIPSFIQNWKQLQRLEMHASGLDGPIPSNISLLTNLSRLRISDINGPSQDFPILSNMTGMIRVVLRSCNITGEIPSYFWTMKDLDMLDLSFNNLFGEIPARAHVGHLRFLFLTGNKLSGNVPDSVLMDGSNVDISYNNFTYQGPEKSSCGDYLNLNLNMFRSSLGANALQGILPCKTTFKCPRYSTCLHVNCGGKDIHVKETGDNVLYVGDGYVAGSAAKLFTDNENHWGFSSTGDFMDDGDFQNTRYSRSLSSSSLPELYTTARVSPVTLTYFHYCLENGKYTVHLHFAEIQFSNDKTFRSLGKRLFNIYVQGVLVWKDFDIEDKPHFSQKPHILSTYNVTVTDGILEIRFYWAGKGTTRIPVRGVYGPLISAFSIVSDSKPCSDQKNGRRKIVIGVAFGVSAFCLVLIVVGIFWRKGFVKGIKRREKVIKGQDFRMRTFTLKQIRAATDGFSPANKVGEGGFGPVYKGQLSDGTWVAVKQLSSKSRQGNREFLNEIGMISCFQHPNLVKLHGCCIEGDQLILVYEYMENNSLARALFSSENELKLDWPSRLRICIGIAKGLAFLHEESRLKVVHRDIKATNVLLDGNLNPKISDFGLARLDEEDKTHIITRVAGTIGYMAPEYALWGYLSYKADVYSYGVVVLEAVSGKSNNNYMPSDNCVCLLDKALHLERTENVMQLVDERLGSEVNPTETKNTIKVALLCTNPSPSLRPTMSEVVNMLEGRSSIPDVIPEGNDFTEDLRFKAMRDVHQNKEGHSLSTSRTDDSAGILTYSTPSMLGNDIHEISSEL, from the exons ATGCATATTCTCTCTCCTTGCCCAATTTCTCAACTCATTCCAAAATCAAGTTTTGAACCCAAAATAAACATTATTCTGTCTTTCAAGATGCTATCTAAGATCTTCTTTACTCTCTCAATCATTGCATTTACTTGTTTCAATTATGCACAATCTAAGCTTCCTCAGCAAGAGC TTGACGCTCTTGAAGAAATCACTAGTACAATGGGTTCAGCATATTGGAAATTTGATGGTGATTCATGTCAAATTAAGGTGTTTGGTTTAACTCAAAAGCCACCTGATGGATGCGAAAGTAGCATTGCTTGTGATTGCTCTTCTCAAAATGACACCTTCTGTCACGTAGTAAGGAT TACTTTCAAGGGGTATAACCTTCCCGGCACGCTTCCGCCTCAATTGGTTAAGCTTCCATACCTCAAACAAAT TGACTTTGCTTTAAACTATCTAAATGGTACGATTCCGAAGGAATGGGGTTCGATTGAACTAACTTCAAT CTCGCTACTTGCTAATCGTTTGTCAGGGGAGATTCCTAAGGAGATTGGAAATATTACCACTCTAACATACTT AAACCTTGAAGCAAACCAATTTTCTGGTCTTGTTCCCACTGAACTTGGAAATCTATTTAACCTGCAAACTTT GGTTTTATCATCCAATAAATTGTCTGGGAACTTACCAGTCACATTTTCTCAGTTACAGAATTTGACAGATTT TAGGATAAATGATAATAGTTTCAAAGGAAAAATACCGAGCTTCATACAGAATTGGAAACAGCTTCAGAGACT AGAAATGCATGCAAGTGGACTGGACGGACCTATCCCGTCAAATATATCGCTATTGACTAATTTATCTCGATT GAGGATTAGTGACATCAATGGTCCTAGTCAGGATTTTCCTATTTTAAGCAACATGACAGGAATGATAAGAGT GGTTTTGAGGAGTTGCAATATTACCGGAGAGATTCCTAGCTATTTCTGGACAATGAAGGATTTGGATATGTT GGATCTCAGTTTCAATAATTTGTTTGGTGAAATTCCAGCGAGGGCTCATGTGGGACATTTGAGATTTCT CTTCTTAACTGGCAACAAGCTAAGTGGTAACGTACCGGACTCAGTGTTGATGGATGGAAGCAATGT TGATATTTCTTACAACAACTTTACATATCAAGGACCTGAGAAATCGTCTTGTGGAGATTATCT GAATTTAAATCTAAACATGTTCCGGAGCTCCTTAGGGGCCAATGCATT ACAGGGTATTCTTCCATGTAAAACAACTTTCAAGTGTCCTAGAT ATTCGACTTGTTTACACGTTAATTGTGGAGGAAAGGATATACATGTGAAGGAAACTGGTGACAATGTTCTCTATGTTGGAGATGGATATGTGGCAGGCAGTGCTGCTAAACTTTTTACTGATAATGAAAACCACTGGGGGTTTAGTAGCACTGGGGACTTCATGGATGACGGTGATTTCCAAAATACACGTTACTCCAGGTCTTTGTCATCTTCAAGTTTGCCGGAATTATATACAACGGCTCGTGTATCTCCCGTTACGCTTACTTATTTTCACTATTGCTTGGAAAATGGGAAATATACCGTGCATCTCCACTTTGCAGAAATACAATTTTCAAATGATAAAACATTTAGAAGTCTTGGGAAGCGCTTATTTAATATCTATGTTCAAGGAGTATTGGTTTGGAAGGATTTTGATATTGAAGACAAGCCACACTTTTCTCAAAAACCGCATATATTATCAACATATAATGTGACTGTAACAGACGGTATTCTGGAGATTCGATTCTACTGGGCTGGCAAGGGGACTACAAGGATTCCTGTTCGTGGAGTTTATGGTCCTCTTATATCAGCTTTCTCTATTGTTTCAG ATTCTAAACCTTGTTCAGACCAAAAGAATGGAAGGCGTAAAATAGTCATTGGAGTAGCATTTGGAGTTTCAGCTTTCTGTCTAGTCCTTATTGTGGTAGGCATTTTTTGGAGGAAAGGCTTCGTCAAAGGaattaagagaagagaaaaag TTATCAAAGGACAAGATTTTCGGATGAGGACATTTACATTAAAACAAATTAGAGCCGCCACAGATGGATTCAGTCCTGCTAATAAGGTTGGGGAAGGTGGTTTTGGTCCTGTCTACAAG GGTCAATTATCTGATGGTACATGGGTAGCAGTCAAACAGCTCTCCTCGAAGTCTCGGCAGGGAAATCGTGAATTTTTAAATGAGATAGGCATGATATCTTGTTTTCAGCATCCTAATCTAGTGAAACTTCATGGATGTTGCATTGAAGGGGATCAATTAATATTGGTGTACGAGTACATGGAGAACAATAGCCTGGCCCGTGCTTTGTTCA GTTCAGAAAATGAGCTTAAACTCGATTGGCCATCAAGGCTTAGGATCTGCATTGGCATAGCAAAAGGTCTAGCATTTCTTCATGAAGAATCAAGACTCAAGGTTGTTCATCGAGATATCAAAGCTACTAATGTGTTACTGGATGGAAATTTAAACCCTAAAATATCAGATTTTGGGTTGGCTAGGCTTGACGAAGAGGATAAGACTCATATCATCACCCGAGTGGCAGGCACAAT AGGATATATGGCACCGGAATATGCTTTATGGGGTTACTTGAGTTACAAGGCTGATGTTTACAGTTATGGAGTTGTGGTCTTGGAAGCGGTTAGTGGAAAGAGTAATAACAATTACATGCCAAGTGATAATTGTGTTTGCCTTTTAGATAAG GCGTTACATCTGGAACGGACTGAAAACGTTATGCAACTTGTTGATGAGAGGTTGGGATCAGAGGTAAACCCAACTGAAACAAAAAATACAATAAAAGTAGCTCTCTTGTGTACGAATCCATCGCCATCACTTAGGCCTACGATGTCTGAGGTTGTAAACATGCTTGAAGGAAGAAGCAGCATTCCAGATGTAATCCCAGAAGGAAACGATTTCACTGAAGACTTGAGGTTTAAAGCAATGAGGGACGTCCATCAAAACAAGGAAGGACATAGTTTGAGCACAAGCCGAACAGATGATTCAGCAGGAATCCTAACATATAGCACTCCCTCAATGTTAGGCAATGATATTCACGAGATATCCTCCGAACTTTGA
- the LOC127101424 gene encoding probable LRR receptor-like serine/threonine-protein kinase RFK1 isoform X2: protein MDAKVALLVIALLKMTPSVTYTFKGYNLPGTLPPQLVKLPYLKQIDFALNYLNGTIPKEWGSIELTSISLLANRLSGEIPKEIGNITTLTYLNLEANQFSGLVPTELGNLFNLQTLVLSSNKLSGNLPVTFSQLQNLTDFRINDNSFKGKIPSFIQNWKQLQRLEMHASGLDGPIPSNISLLTNLSRLRISDINGPSQDFPILSNMTGMIRVVLRSCNITGEIPSYFWTMKDLDMLDLSFNNLFGEIPARAHVGHLRFLFLTGNKLSGNVPDSVLMDGSNVDISYNNFTYQGPEKSSCGDYLNLNLNMFRSSLGANALQGILPCKTTFKCPRYSTCLHVNCGGKDIHVKETGDNVLYVGDGYVAGSAAKLFTDNENHWGFSSTGDFMDDGDFQNTRYSRSLSSSSLPELYTTARVSPVTLTYFHYCLENGKYTVHLHFAEIQFSNDKTFRSLGKRLFNIYVQGVLVWKDFDIEDKPHFSQKPHILSTYNVTVTDGILEIRFYWAGKGTTRIPVRGVYGPLISAFSIVSDSKPCSDQKNGRRKIVIGVAFGVSAFCLVLIVVGIFWRKGFVKGIKRREKVIKGQDFRMRTFTLKQIRAATDGFSPANKVGEGGFGPVYKGQLSDGTWVAVKQLSSKSRQGNREFLNEIGMISCFQHPNLVKLHGCCIEGDQLILVYEYMENNSLARALFSSENELKLDWPSRLRICIGIAKGLAFLHEESRLKVVHRDIKATNVLLDGNLNPKISDFGLARLDEEDKTHIITRVAGTIGYMAPEYALWGYLSYKADVYSYGVVVLEAVSGKSNNNYMPSDNCVCLLDKALHLERTENVMQLVDERLGSEVNPTETKNTIKVALLCTNPSPSLRPTMSEVVNMLEGRSSIPDVIPEGNDFTEDLRFKAMRDVHQNKEGHSLSTSRTDDSAGILTYSTPSMLGNDIHEISSEL, encoded by the exons ATGGATGCGAAAGTAGCATTGCTTGTGATTGCTCTTCTCAAAATGACACCTTCTGTCACGTA TACTTTCAAGGGGTATAACCTTCCCGGCACGCTTCCGCCTCAATTGGTTAAGCTTCCATACCTCAAACAAAT TGACTTTGCTTTAAACTATCTAAATGGTACGATTCCGAAGGAATGGGGTTCGATTGAACTAACTTCAAT CTCGCTACTTGCTAATCGTTTGTCAGGGGAGATTCCTAAGGAGATTGGAAATATTACCACTCTAACATACTT AAACCTTGAAGCAAACCAATTTTCTGGTCTTGTTCCCACTGAACTTGGAAATCTATTTAACCTGCAAACTTT GGTTTTATCATCCAATAAATTGTCTGGGAACTTACCAGTCACATTTTCTCAGTTACAGAATTTGACAGATTT TAGGATAAATGATAATAGTTTCAAAGGAAAAATACCGAGCTTCATACAGAATTGGAAACAGCTTCAGAGACT AGAAATGCATGCAAGTGGACTGGACGGACCTATCCCGTCAAATATATCGCTATTGACTAATTTATCTCGATT GAGGATTAGTGACATCAATGGTCCTAGTCAGGATTTTCCTATTTTAAGCAACATGACAGGAATGATAAGAGT GGTTTTGAGGAGTTGCAATATTACCGGAGAGATTCCTAGCTATTTCTGGACAATGAAGGATTTGGATATGTT GGATCTCAGTTTCAATAATTTGTTTGGTGAAATTCCAGCGAGGGCTCATGTGGGACATTTGAGATTTCT CTTCTTAACTGGCAACAAGCTAAGTGGTAACGTACCGGACTCAGTGTTGATGGATGGAAGCAATGT TGATATTTCTTACAACAACTTTACATATCAAGGACCTGAGAAATCGTCTTGTGGAGATTATCT GAATTTAAATCTAAACATGTTCCGGAGCTCCTTAGGGGCCAATGCATT ACAGGGTATTCTTCCATGTAAAACAACTTTCAAGTGTCCTAGAT ATTCGACTTGTTTACACGTTAATTGTGGAGGAAAGGATATACATGTGAAGGAAACTGGTGACAATGTTCTCTATGTTGGAGATGGATATGTGGCAGGCAGTGCTGCTAAACTTTTTACTGATAATGAAAACCACTGGGGGTTTAGTAGCACTGGGGACTTCATGGATGACGGTGATTTCCAAAATACACGTTACTCCAGGTCTTTGTCATCTTCAAGTTTGCCGGAATTATATACAACGGCTCGTGTATCTCCCGTTACGCTTACTTATTTTCACTATTGCTTGGAAAATGGGAAATATACCGTGCATCTCCACTTTGCAGAAATACAATTTTCAAATGATAAAACATTTAGAAGTCTTGGGAAGCGCTTATTTAATATCTATGTTCAAGGAGTATTGGTTTGGAAGGATTTTGATATTGAAGACAAGCCACACTTTTCTCAAAAACCGCATATATTATCAACATATAATGTGACTGTAACAGACGGTATTCTGGAGATTCGATTCTACTGGGCTGGCAAGGGGACTACAAGGATTCCTGTTCGTGGAGTTTATGGTCCTCTTATATCAGCTTTCTCTATTGTTTCAG ATTCTAAACCTTGTTCAGACCAAAAGAATGGAAGGCGTAAAATAGTCATTGGAGTAGCATTTGGAGTTTCAGCTTTCTGTCTAGTCCTTATTGTGGTAGGCATTTTTTGGAGGAAAGGCTTCGTCAAAGGaattaagagaagagaaaaag TTATCAAAGGACAAGATTTTCGGATGAGGACATTTACATTAAAACAAATTAGAGCCGCCACAGATGGATTCAGTCCTGCTAATAAGGTTGGGGAAGGTGGTTTTGGTCCTGTCTACAAG GGTCAATTATCTGATGGTACATGGGTAGCAGTCAAACAGCTCTCCTCGAAGTCTCGGCAGGGAAATCGTGAATTTTTAAATGAGATAGGCATGATATCTTGTTTTCAGCATCCTAATCTAGTGAAACTTCATGGATGTTGCATTGAAGGGGATCAATTAATATTGGTGTACGAGTACATGGAGAACAATAGCCTGGCCCGTGCTTTGTTCA GTTCAGAAAATGAGCTTAAACTCGATTGGCCATCAAGGCTTAGGATCTGCATTGGCATAGCAAAAGGTCTAGCATTTCTTCATGAAGAATCAAGACTCAAGGTTGTTCATCGAGATATCAAAGCTACTAATGTGTTACTGGATGGAAATTTAAACCCTAAAATATCAGATTTTGGGTTGGCTAGGCTTGACGAAGAGGATAAGACTCATATCATCACCCGAGTGGCAGGCACAAT AGGATATATGGCACCGGAATATGCTTTATGGGGTTACTTGAGTTACAAGGCTGATGTTTACAGTTATGGAGTTGTGGTCTTGGAAGCGGTTAGTGGAAAGAGTAATAACAATTACATGCCAAGTGATAATTGTGTTTGCCTTTTAGATAAG GCGTTACATCTGGAACGGACTGAAAACGTTATGCAACTTGTTGATGAGAGGTTGGGATCAGAGGTAAACCCAACTGAAACAAAAAATACAATAAAAGTAGCTCTCTTGTGTACGAATCCATCGCCATCACTTAGGCCTACGATGTCTGAGGTTGTAAACATGCTTGAAGGAAGAAGCAGCATTCCAGATGTAATCCCAGAAGGAAACGATTTCACTGAAGACTTGAGGTTTAAAGCAATGAGGGACGTCCATCAAAACAAGGAAGGACATAGTTTGAGCACAAGCCGAACAGATGATTCAGCAGGAATCCTAACATATAGCACTCCCTCAATGTTAGGCAATGATATTCACGAGATATCCTCCGAACTTTGA